From the genome of Triticum aestivum cultivar Chinese Spring chromosome 3B, IWGSC CS RefSeq v2.1, whole genome shotgun sequence, one region includes:
- the LOC123064728 gene encoding uncharacterized protein yields MTRRRSPRLHPQIHTTTEEAAGMALRRSPRLHPQIPVSGEDAGVTRRRSSRLNPQIRVGEDGTGATGRRSTREEGAGEIRHSRRRRRRRRGNSPGKPASLSDNDDMLREILLRLPSQPYSLPRASAVCKRWRRVTTDPRFLRSFSAHHRKPPILGVFERDDYDIVFTPVLDHPDRIPPERFDVRHHVRGFRKFNLLGCRHGRVLLRSRRTVIVLDPITSEHRRIEAPPVFTGLVYQYGTVLCAAADPRHTHGSCHSSPFTLVLMSPCQGYKDGTPPIACVYSSATGL; encoded by the coding sequence ATgacccgccgccgcagcccacgTCTCCATCCCCAGATCCACACCACCACTGAGGAGGCCGCCGGAATGGCCCTCCGCCGCAGCCCGCGGCTCCACCCCCAAATCCCCGTGAGTGGGGAGGACGCCGGAGTTACCCGCCGACGCAGCTCGCGGCTCAACCCCCAAATCCGTGTGGGTGAGGACGGCACCGGAGCGACCGGCCGCCGCAGCACGAGGGAGGAGGGCGCTGGTGAGATCCGCcacagccgccgtcgccgccgccgccgccgcggcaacTCGCCGGGGAAGCCTGCCTCCCTGTCGGACAACGACGATATGCTCCGGGAGATCCTCCTGCGCCTCCCGTCTCAGCCGTACTCCCTCCCGCGCGCCTCCGCCGTCTGCAAACGCTGGCGACGCGTCACCACCGACCCCCGCTTCCTCCGCAGCTTCTCTGCCCACCACCGCAAGCCGCCCATACTCGGCGTCTTTGAGAGAGATGACTACGACATTGTGTTCACTCCCGTCCTGGACCATCCCGACCGCATCCCTCCCGAGCGCTTCGACGTACGACATCATGTCCGCGGCTTCCGGAAGTTCAACCTGCTCGGGTGCCGCCACGGTCGCGTCCTCCTCAGGTCCAGGAGGACGGTCATTGTGTTGGATCCCATCACCAGCGAGCATCGCCGCATCGAAGCTCCACCAGTGTTCACGGGGTTAGTCTACCAATATGGGACTGTGCTCTGCGCTGCCGCCGACCCACGCCACACACACGGCAGCTGCCACTCTAGCCCCTTTACTCTGGTCTTGATGTCCCCGTGCCAAGGCTACAAAGACGGTACTCCACCCATCGCTTGTGTATACTCCTCGGCGACTGGCCTATAG
- the LOC123064729 gene encoding germin-like protein 8-4 translates to MASFTSSFHLLAVLLALASWQASAYDPSPLQDFCIADMKSPVRVNGFACKDPMAASSDDFFNPAMLDKARDTKASKVRSNVTNINVINFPGLNTLGISLARIDYGPLGVNTPHIHPRATELLTVLEGTLYLGFVTSNPNRLFSKIVTKGDVFVFPKAMIHFQMNLAHDKPAAALSSLSSQNPGVISIANAVFGSKPPISDDVLATAFQVEKDLIHWLQSQFWENNNY, encoded by the exons ATGGCATCCTTCACCTCCTCATTCCATCTTCTTGCCGTCCTCCTTGCGCTGGCCTCATGGCAGGCCAGTGCATATGATCCTAGTCCTCTTCAAGATTTCTGCATCGCTGACATGAAGTCCCCTG TGCGAGTAAATGGATTTGCGTGCAAGGATCCAATGGCTGCAAGCTCGGACGACTTCTTCAATCCGGCCATGCTTGATAAGGCTAGGGATACAAAGGCCAGCAAGGtcaggtccaacgtcaccaacatCAATGTCATAAATTTCCCTGGCCTCAACACCCTGGGTATCTCTCTGGCACGCATCGATTATGGACCACTAGGTGTGAACACGCCACACATACACCCCCGTGCCACTGAGCTCTTGACCGTGCTTGAGGGAACACTATACCTTGGATTTGTCACATCCAACCCAAATAGGCTCTTCTCTAAGATAGTTACGAAGGGTGATGTATTCGTATTCCCAAAAGCAATGATCCACTTCCAAATGAACCTAGCGCATGACAAGCCAGCGGCCGCGTTGTCCTCGCTCAGCAGCCAAAACCCCGGGGTTATTTCTATTGCCAATGCAGTGTTTGGATCAAAGCCGCCGATTTCAGATGATGTTCTGGCCACGGCATTTCAGGTGGAAAAGGATCTGATACACTGGCTCCAATCTCAGTTCTGGGAAAATAACAACTACTAA